In one window of Crocosphaera subtropica ATCC 51142 DNA:
- a CDS encoding transposase, with product MGRQSTRSLIRTIRSFILNLVLSQRKKGRKPILQVIIDLTTLEKVGKFPHLKDLVRVYNHKKGLHIVVLYLVIGNWRIPWTFRVYRGKGTPSPSQLALKLLNTLPSILTKSFQIYVLGDTAFGTIQFIKKIRSQKFNHHGILGIPNRRKLTDGRKVSDLKTRGQQVYLYGLNCPVFVSWVWLKRNGKRVKRFVISTKPMKGKTITRWGKYRWQIEGFFKTAKHQFSLHRFGQKTLLGVYRWLILSFLSYMLAYWIYLHNGNFDNLDWYDSAQQALVLLLPHILLLSLLRRLKLLNSWFYEHGLEVCLVRCKM from the coding sequence GTGGGTCGGCAGTCGACTCGTTCTCTGATACGTACCATTCGTTCTTTTATTTTGAATCTTGTTTTATCCCAACGAAAAAAAGGAAGAAAACCCATTTTACAAGTTATCATAGATTTAACTACCTTAGAAAAAGTTGGGAAGTTTCCTCATCTAAAAGACTTAGTTAGAGTCTATAATCATAAGAAGGGTTTACATATTGTTGTTCTTTACTTAGTTATAGGAAATTGGCGCATTCCTTGGACTTTTCGGGTTTATAGGGGCAAAGGTACTCCATCGCCATCTCAATTAGCTTTAAAATTACTGAACACATTACCTTCTATTTTAACCAAATCCTTCCAAATTTATGTTTTAGGAGATACAGCTTTTGGGACTATTCAATTTATTAAGAAAATCCGTAGTCAAAAGTTTAATCATCATGGCATCTTAGGAATTCCTAATAGGAGAAAGTTAACGGATGGACGTAAAGTATCCGATTTAAAAACTCGTGGACAACAAGTATATTTATACGGTTTAAACTGTCCTGTATTTGTGTCATGGGTCTGGCTAAAGCGCAATGGAAAACGAGTTAAACGATTTGTCATTTCTACGAAACCTATGAAGGGAAAAACTATCACCCGATGGGGTAAATATCGTTGGCAAATTGAAGGTTTCTTTAAAACCGCTAAACATCAGTTTAGTCTTCACCGTTTTGGGCAAAAAACTTTATTAGGGGTTTATCGTTGGTTAATTCTTTCTTTTCTTTCTTATATGTTAGCCTACTGGATATATTTACACAATGGTAATTTTGATAATTTAGACTGGTATGATTCAGCACAACAAGCCTTAGTTTTACTGCTTCCCCACATTTTACTCCTTTCTCTTCTCAGGAGGTTAAAGTTACTAAATTCCTGGTTTTATGAACACGGTTTAGAAGTTTGTCTCGTCAGGTGCAAGATGTGA